The segment gaaaaaaaccacacacaataTAATGTCCATTTAGTACTAAAGTATCAGTCAGAACCATATAATCTAAATACTAAACTTTTTAGCATTAACGTTAAACAACAGCTAAGAAGGAAATCAGAGGCAGACAAATAAAATAACTCTCATGTCTGAAACATAGGCTGCAGGTACTGCTGTATTTAGCATATAGCAGAGCAAAACTAACAGGAAGCACTGATGATGTAGAAATACCATCAATTTGCTAAGTTATCTCAAGTGAATATATTAGGGGTGTTAATAAACAGGACACaaacagtgttttgttttccCAACAGAGCCAATAATCTATTATTCAGTTATATCATCAGTGTATTAGTGGCTTGGGACCACTGAGCATTTGAGGCTGAAGGGGGattataattcaataaatatactATATGATGCTTTGAACTACTGATTTCATCTTAACAGAATTTATAGGATAAATATTGTAACTAGATATCATATACAGCCCCAGTAGACTACTCACATTATATTAACCAAATTAGGCATTGtctaattaaatatacagtaatttacatacatttcaagaacagaaatctgaacaatAGATATAGCCAgtttcataattttcatttttgttgacGTATTAGAGTAAAAGGGTTTTACAGAGTGAATGTTTTATCTATTTTCATCACTCCATAAACcagaaatatgttttttgtaATAGAATTTTATCTAAATCAGGTGAATTATGAACAAATCCTTCTCtaaaaaacattcagaatattTGATGTATAGTtatgtaaagaaagaaaaatatcatttaaagaaaacaaacaataaatatatgcattgtatttgaaatctacagatgcaaatggAATCACTAGTCTGAAAGAATACATGTTATGGAAGCAAAATACCTTTAAATCTCAAAAGTGACTTGCCTATAGTTTCTTACATGTCAGACtaatacagtagtcaacatttgaagtggatcaaaacctttcttcAAAGTTATCCTAAAACTTAAAACCAAAATGCGTTCTTGTCTTAGCACAACTTTGACAAACTATTTAGATCCACTTCAAATTTTGACTACTTTATACCATATAAATGTTAGTGGAGACAGCAGGTTATAgtctaaaataattcaaatgtctttagcacatgtgtttgtgtgtttttgagaaaagggGAGCTTACTGAGGGAGACATTAGAGATCTCAGGTCAAAGGTTTCCATGTAACATCCTGTAAACAttgtcactgtttttttttaatacgagTGTCAACATATTTGCTACATGACCTTAATTTGCTATCTAGAGACACTACACAGACCCTGAAGAGTATGGACTGATAGGAAAACAAACTTGAGAGAATTTACACTGAGGAATTCAGTAGGTGAGTGACAACACCAATTAATGTAGATATTGACActcaaaaacaatgaaaaccCCATGAGATCTGATGACAGGCAGGAAACGTTTGATGACACAAACTTTAAGAGAGAAGATTTACTGACatttattaattacttttataCTACAAGGCTGTTGAATGCTTGAAACTGATTaattctgaggtgtgcaatttgTTACCGAAGAACTGTACTACTGTCACTGAATTTATCACTGTAGGCTTCCCTAGCCTCCATTCAGACTATTATTGCCTGGTCTCTGCCATTTTTTTATTGTCTAACCCAGCCacattcctggaggccccccaacactgcatgttttccatgtcaCCTTAATAAAATACAccagattcagatcatcagctcattagtagagactctaCTAAGACTCTCAAGACCTGAACTGGGTGTGCAAGACCAAGGAAAGAtgcaaaacgtgcagtgttgtGGGGAGCCTCCAGGAacatggttgggaaccactggtctacaCGATCACTATGACAGGTAACACGGTTTTCCTGATGCTGTTATACAGCTTCCCTACTGCGGCCCTAAACTGATCATTCAATGCTATTTCGACAACATCTCTATTACCAGCCTAGCCTGTGTGTGGCCCTACTTAGTTGCTGGAAAAGTTTCGCGACCTGCAGTACGCAGCTGTCCATCATCGCTCTGTTTTATGTGCCTCACAGTGCCGTGTATATAGCCAGTTTCTTGCAAATCCAAATAAGTAGAGATTTCAGGATACTTCTGGTATTGCTTTACAGCCTCTTTCCACCACTGATAAACCCCTTCATCGGTAGGGGTTTTAAAAGTaacaaacacacaattatttactgtatgtgaatcaactgaataaattattgtgatttgtaactttttttttatgcttttttttttttaaatgtgtattgtaAAGTATTCCAGTGAAATATGGTGgttccaataaaaaataaaaaaataattaattaataaaaaaaactctgtttCGTTATGAACAACAGAATTTATAAAATTAGCTCTTTTTGGATGTAAGgttaacagaaaatattttattgatagtTATCTATTTGTCTCAAGAAATATAATATTTAGGCACAAATGTAGGATTTATGTGTTTAAAGTGCATATGAATACAGTGCTATATGTCCAGCCATTTGGATTTTAATGTGGTTAATATTTTTtcagtcatacataaatgaaacagcCAGGTTAGAATCAGGTAAGATTTCTACACTCTAAAAATcatgtattaataattatatgaatgcaattaattttattttatttaaacaatattattttcaaaatgcacTTATTGCACAAATTGCTTAAAATCAGCGTAAATCTGTTAATTGTAATCataactgaatttaattaattaaaatatatgaacaagGTTAAAATATGGCtgtgaaatatatttgatttaaaacacattcatatgcattacattaagtttattagttaAAACTGTCTTATCCATATGGATGGAAATTTTATGTGCCATTCAAATAGATTTTTGAGTGCAGAAGTGCCATAATATATtgaatttacaataaatacagctgttgtCTGTGGATATTTGTCTGTGCATTTAATTAAAGacaattaaagtaaattaataaactttTGTAATTTTCATGATTGTGCTTTTTAACAGGGAGGACAGCATGGACAGTGTAAAACTTTTGCCTTAGATGAGTAAATCACCACATATGTCAGTGATTccgagaaaaaaaataaaattgctgaAAGTACCCCCtgagaatttaaattaattaaacaatgcaTTACTGGTCAAAAGATATGCAGttaaacaaagtaaatatttaatatttatatttaaatatatggtaAAACATAGTATAAGGACCGATTCTCACTAGTAACTGGTTGCTTACTAGCATGcttattaataacatattggctatttattagtacttataaggctcatattctgcatgaccatattctacatccccaaTCCTTACAAATACCTAATCTTAACAACTCTCTTACTAACTATGAGCAGCAAATTAGttgtttattgaggcaaaatggTTAATGGTTTGCTAACAGTGAGAATTggaacttaaaataaagtttgataaaaaataaatacattttaaggggtcatatgatgcttttttaaaggttattattttgtgtatttggtcatTGGTCATTCATTCCAAtagaagcaaaaagtgtccatgtaaacgcacctaATGTCTTATGCACAATTAGCTTGTAacaatccaaagagaaaggaaaactttaaatcacatcatgtgaccccttttatattaaatttgtatGGCTTTTCTGCCATGGAAAAAGTAATAAACACATGTCAATTGTCATGAATCtccattcatttattttcccTCGTTTTTGCACCACCTGCTAGTGACCTTTACTAATGctgatgaaattataaaaataaaaaaaacatggtccTCTATGATGTGTTGGACCCTATAGGCTTCAACACTGATTCTACAGCTATAAATAATGAAACCACACGCAGAACATTGACATCAGCACTGAACACGGACAGACGTGACACACTGAGCCAGGAATACATTTTAGCAGATGTCATATAGCTTAGAAGAATAATCAAGGTAATTTGCTGAAATACAAGCCACAATAACATTGACATTTTTCCAATGACAAATCATTTTTGGTAACAATGTGTTattcatttaatgaaaatgtatttatttacattattaatataattttttttaaatacatgttgaATAATTTATgtgaattaataattttgtaatttaatgtcatttaaaccatttaataCAAATTGAATAATTTATAATTCAATACTTTTTCTAAAGCCAGATATTGTTTCTTTTGTAAACAGGTATTCACTGCAGGTTTAAGTATGTCACAGGTAAATGAAACCACAACTTCTGTAACTGAGTTTTTCATTGTGGGTTTCCCTGGACTCCAGCCCAAATACTACAACCTGATAGGAGCGCTTTTATTCATCATTTACATCGCTGTAATTACTGGAAACTCTCTCATTGTGGTCTTGTTTGTGACTGAACGCAGCCTTCATAAGCCCATGTATATTATCATGCTGAGTTTGTCCTTGTCTGATATTGGTTTCTGCACAGTAGCTCTGCCAAAAGTCATTTCTCGCTATTGGTTTAATGACGGTTATATTGGCTTCTATATTTGTCTGTTTCAAAGGCAACTGATTCACTATTTTGGTACCTTGAACTCCCTAATTATGATGAACATGGCACTTGATCGGTTCTTGGCGATCTGTTACCCGCTAAGATACCCTGTTCTAATGACTAACCGTACTATGAGGCTTCTAATAGGGTTTTCTTGGGTTACTGCAGTGATTGCTCCAACCATTAGCTTAATACAGACAGTGAAGCTGCCATTCTGTGGGCCAAACAGGATCGCTCATTGTTTCTGTGATGGTTCATCTATAAACCAGCTGGCCTGTGCTGATGCAACCATCACAAACCTCAATGCATATGCTGTAGCAATGTTTGTGCTTCTTGTTCCATTCTCTTTCatcatattttcttatttaagtATCCTGGTGTCTGTGCTTCGAATAGCAAATGCACAGGGCCGAATTAAAGCCTTTTCTACCTGTGCCACACAGCTGACTATCATTACCATCTATTACGTGCCCCGCTTCGTGGTTTATAGCACTTCTAACATCCCAAATGTTAAGCTGCTCAACAGCAGTCAGAAGATCAGCCTGGTCATGTTCTACAGTCTGCTTCCACCTTAAGTGAACCCCTTCATCTACTGCATCAGGATCAAAGAAATCAGACAGTTCTTTATCAAATGGTCTGTCTACATTATCAGGAACAGTCAAAAGTCAAAAGTCAATAAGTTAACTACTCCAAAATGAAATGATGTACATGtcaaattttatcattttatgaaactaatgtacattattgttttaattgctttacattaatataaataactttttgttgatatatatatatatatatatatatatttgttaatcaTTACAGctttttacataaatgtaaaaggCTGAGTGCATCTTACAGGGGGTGATTAGCCCTTAatgttaataaaagaaaaaaagcttagAAGAATGAATtggaaaaaacattttcactCTCCAAAGATATTTAATCATATCATGTACTGCTGTTTGACATGCTATATtccatgtaaa is part of the Carassius auratus strain Wakin chromosome 10, ASM336829v1, whole genome shotgun sequence genome and harbors:
- the LOC113110483 gene encoding olfactory receptor 2AT4-like, yielding MSQVNETTTSVTEFFIVGFPGLQPKYYNLIGALLFIIYIAVITGNSLIVVLFVTERSLHKPMYIIMLSLSLSDIGFCTVALPKVISRYWFNDGYIGFYICLFQRQLIHYFGTLNSLIMMNMALDRFLAICYPLRYPVLMTNRTMRLLIGFSWVTAVIAPTISLIQTVKLPFCGPNRIAHCFCDGSSINQLACADATITNLNAYAVAMFVLLVPFSFIIFSYLSILVSVLRIANAQGRIKAFSTCATQLTIITIYYVPRFVVYSTSNIPNVKLLNSSQKISLVMFYSLLPP